The following are encoded in a window of Harmonia axyridis chromosome 7, icHarAxyr1.1, whole genome shotgun sequence genomic DNA:
- the LOC123685390 gene encoding uncharacterized protein LOC123685390 translates to MEPEAEKLVKNITIFSAMSNNIVLSCYPTDPTCFFNHSFESSLWTPELMLEKLNRRFKVSASAHPPYFERDGDGYKGIDYELVKLMIPTLPISFRIFPDKPQGDQSVNYETLVEFLNTANDGDLSVGGLWLTNDFPSTHPYAKQCNTFLVHRPSLLPDSTFVFQYFQLPLWLSYFGILFLMALLLKFSYLFYLVDNSFDYCLLLILHYVANLGIPRFPDRRQFYVRYVLIVWIVYCLLMTTYFCVGLTVTLRFPRFTQSINNWNDMVDLKIKWIENSEFYRDRISDWGTYDKYLKNLAHLFQYEKDINEMNRKLKENYAVRVQKLPGFYLTNTGWMNDYAKKNFKLLKDCFLIWYNAFLLKNPTPLLEYINKKTLGLVEYGFVKYWYQHHTNKKKNRYMTTFFNEYSDEFIQFIKLDKLKSCFFLLFCGLVMSVIVFLLEKIRFSSEITTFN, encoded by the coding sequence ATGGAACCTGAGGCAGAAAAACTGGttaaaaatataacaatattCTCTGCAATGTCGAACAATATTGTATTATCCTGTTATCCTACTGATCCCACTTGTTTTTTCAATCACTCCTTCGAATCTAGCTTGTGGACTCCTGAACTCATGTTGGAAAAGCTAAATAGAAGATTCAAGGTGTCAGCATCAGCACATCCACCATATTTTGAAAGAGATGGAGATGGTTACAAGGGAATTGACTACGAATTGGTCAAGTTGATGATTCCTACCTTGCCCATCTCTTTTAGAATCTTCCCAGATAAGCCACAGGGTGATCAGAGCGTAAATTATGAAACGCTAGTGGAGTTTTTGAACACTGCCAACGATGGGGACTTGAGCGTTGGAGGATTATGGCTAACCAACGATTTTCCATCGACACATCCTTACGCCAAACAGTGCAACACTTTCCTAGTCCATCGGCCATCTCTACTTCCCGATTCGACGTTTGTATTTCAGTATTTTCAACTGCCACTTTGGTTAAGTTATTTCGGGATTCTGTTTCTTATGGCTCTCTTGTTGAAGTTTAGCTATTTATTTTATCTTGTGGATAATTCTTTCGACTATTGCTTGCTTTTGATTTTGCATTATGTGGCAAATTTAGGGATACCAAGATTTCCTGATAGGAGACAATTTTATGTCAGGTACGTCTTGATTGTTTGGATTGTGTACTGTCTTCTGATGACCACCTATTTTTGTGTTGGACTGACAGTAACTCTGAGGTTTCCCAGATTCACTCAATCCATTAACAATTGGAATGATATGGTAgacttgaaaataaaatggataGAGAATTCTGAATTTTATAGAGATCGCATATCAGATTGGGGTACCTACGACAAGTATCTCAAGAACTTGGCACATCTTTTCCAATACGAAAAAGATATAAACGAAATGAACAGAAAACTGAAAGAGAACTACGCAGTTAGAGTACAAAAATTACCAGGTTTCTACCTAACAAACACAGGTTGGATGAACGACTAcgctaaaaaaaatttcaagttgttGAAGGATTGTTTCTTAATTTGGTACAACGCTTTTCTCCTCAAGAACCCCACTCCCTTGTTAGAATATATCAACAAGAAAACTTTGGGATTGGTTGAATATGGGTTTGTTAAGTACTGGTATCAACATCATACTAATAAGAAGAAGAACAGGTATATGACAACGTTTTTCAATGAGTACTCAGACGAGTTCATTCAGTTCATAAAACTTGATAAGTTGAAGAGTTGTTTCTTTTTGCTTTTCTGTGGATTGGTAATGAGTGTGATAgtgtttttattggaaaaaattagaTTTTCATCGGAGATTACTACTTTTAATTGA
- the LOC123685009 gene encoding uncharacterized protein LOC123685009: MYKLKKIIEIQAARKPALVMMALKEVNTTRASEESVLKISKCLFGKCDPDDTLRMLQEQVEMDKIRFMERFGIDIDRMEEEETENVNPNIVKKPSENSLQKPLANRKRKMLCGKGNKRITEFYKMKKPRLQDKENKTS, translated from the exons ATGTATAAActcaaaaaaatcatcgaaattcAAGCGGCCAGAAAGCCTGCTTTGGTGATGATGGCTTTGAAAGAAGTGAACACGACGAGGGCTTCGGAAGAAAGTGTGTTAAAAATCAGCAAGTGCCTGTTTGGGAAATGTGATCCAGATGACACCTTGAGGATGTTGCAGGAACAGGTGGAGATGGACAAGATTAGATTTATGGAGAGGTTTGGCATCGATATCGATAGGATGGAAGAGGAAGAAACGGAGAATGTTAATCCTAATATTGTGAAAAAACCCAGTGAAAACTCCCTGCAGAAACCTTTGGCGAATAGAAAGAGGAAAATGCTATGTGGAAAAGGCAACAAACGTATAACAG aatTCTACAAAATGAAGAAGCCTCGTCTACAAGACAAGGAGAACAAGACATCATAG